In a genomic window of Zingiber officinale cultivar Zhangliang chromosome 9B, Zo_v1.1, whole genome shotgun sequence:
- the LOC122025603 gene encoding G-type lectin S-receptor-like serine/threonine-protein kinase At4g27290, which produces MAKRIPLLLSILFNLTEALFSPSYAGDTLTPGQSLLDADGTNLISDGGTFELGFFSPVGSSNRYLGMWFHNVSQKSFVWVANRNRPITDVSGLLSLTTTGTLVVSDNSSAVLWSSNSSALASPVAQLLDNGNLVVREADDVGSSSYAWQSFDFPTDTHLPGMKLGWNLTSRRNRILTAWASTSDPAEGNYTFGVDLRGDPQIIASVGTRQYMRLGPWNGLYFSGAPEMVSGDIMEYSIVIDSEQVAYSYTVRDPSLIWQVVINSTSGDMEGFMWTKNSQSWIQRTDFPRDTCDRTISFCGPYGLCYPNDWAMMCRCLPGFHPRNRIEWEQVVNTSSGCVRNTELDCDNKTDGFIRQSNVKLPDTSASTVDWSTASLDDCKISCLSNCSCTAYARANISGSGRGCILWFTPLTDIKLFNSGSGQDLFVRVAAADLKEAMESSSSGRSPRGVIIVISSMATLTLLTLVACCIWKRKKKEYSIREETEEETINLPSFDFAAIVQATDNFSSSNKLGEGGFGPVYKGRLKEEEIAVKRLSKTSEQGSDEFKNEVVSIAELQHRNLVRLLGYCIEANERMLLYEYMPNGSLDKFLFDKVKARSLDWKLRYNIILGIARGLLYLHHDSRLTIIHRDLKASNILLDKDMNPKISDFGMAKIFNGNETIRRTRRVVGTYGYMSPEYVKNGAYSMKSDVFSFGVLILEIITGKKNAGFYISIEHLNLLEHIWTLWKENKVLEAVDGSIGSFCMSEVLKCINIGLLCVQEQPKYRPTMSSIVSFLGNDTTQLLEPRRPGFVMPAGPSETSLSSSNHCLLPSNHLSITILEGR; this is translated from the exons ATGGCGAAAAGAATCCCGTTACTCCTCTCCATCCTCTTCAATCTCACGGAGGCTCTGTTTTCGCCCTCCTATGCTGGTGATACCTTAACTCCTGGCCAGAGTCTCCTCGACGCCGACGGAAcaaacttaatctccgacgggGGCACCTTCGAGCTGGGTTTCTTCAGCCCCGTCGGCTCCAGCAACCGCTACCTCGGCATGTGGTTCCACAACGTCTCCCAGAAATCCTTCGTATGGGTCGCCAACCGCAACCGCCCGATCACCGATGTCTCCGGCCTCCTTTCACTCACCACAACCGGAACTCTTGTCGTCTCCGACAATAGCTCCGCCGTCTTGTGGTCTTCCAACTCATCAGCACTCGCTAGCCCCGTGGCGCAACTCCTCGACAACGGGAACTTGGTTGTTCGAGAAGCCGACGACGTCGGCAGTAGCAGCTACGCATGGCAGAGTTTCGACTTCCCGACGGACACGCACCTCCCGGGCATGAAGTTGGGGTGGAATCTAACGAGCCGACGCAACCGCATCCTCACGGCATGGGCGAGCACCAGCGACCCGGCAGAGGGGAACTACACCTTTGGCGTCGACTTGCGCGGCGATCCCCAGATAATCGCATCGGTGGGCACGCGGCAGTATATGCGCCTCGGGCCATGGAACGGCCTCTACTTCAGCGGCGCCCCGGAGATGGTGTCCGGGGATATAATGGAGTACAGCATCGTGATCGATAGCGAGCAG GTGGCGTACAGCTACACCGTCCGCGATCCCTCGTTGATCTGGCAAGTGGTTATCAATTCGACGTCCGGCGACATGGAGGGCTTTATGTGGACCAAGAACAGTCAGTCATGGATCCAGCGGACGGACTTTCCGAGGGACACCTGCGACCGCACAATCTCCTTCTGCGGACCCTACGGCCTTTGCTACCCCAACGACTGGGCCATGATGTGCCGTTGTCTTCCTGGCTTCCATCCCCGGAATCGAATCGAGTGGGAGCAAGTTGTGAACACCTCAAGCGGCTGCGTGAGGAACACAGAGTTGGACTGCGATAACAAAACAGACGGGTTCATCCGGCAGAGCAACGTGAAGTTGCCGGACACATCCGCGTCGACGGTGGACTGGAGCACGGCAAGCCTCGACGACTGTAAAATTTCGTGCCTGAGCAACTGTTCTTGCACGGCTTATGCGAGAGCCAACATCAGCGGCAGTGGCCGAGGGTGCATCCTGTGGTTCACTCCGCTCACAGACATCAAACTGTTCAACTCTGGATCCGGACAAGACCTATTCGTCAGGGTTGCAGCTGCAGACCTAAAAGAAG CCATGGAATCAAGTAGTTCTGGCCGGAGTCCCAGAGGCGTGATAATtgtcatttcctcgatggcaaCTTTGACTTTACTAACACTTGTTGCTTGTTGCAtttggaaaagaaagaaaaaag AGTATTCTATCCGGGAAGAAACTGAAGAAGAGACAATAAACCTGCCCTCGTTCGACTTTGCTGCGATTGTACAGGCTACTGACAACTTTTCTTCATCTAACAAGCTTGGAGAGGGTGGATTTGGTCCTGTGTATAAG GGTAGGTTGAAAGAAGAGGAAATAGCTGTGAAAAGATTGTCCAAAACATCAGAACAAGGCTCGGATGAGTTCAAGAACGAGGTAGTGTCCATCGCGGAGCTACAACATCGAAATCTTGTTAGACTCCTTGGCTATTGCATCGAAGCAAATGAGCGGATGTTGCTCTATGAATACATGCCCAATGGAAGCCTAGACAAATTCTTGTTTG ATAAAGTCAAAGCTAGATCGCTGGATTGGAAATTGCGTTACAACATAATTCTTGGCATTGCTCGAGGTCTTCTCTATCTTCATCATGATTCGAGACTAACAATCATTCATAGAGATTTGAAAGCAAGTAATATTCTTCTTGATAAAGATATGAATCCAAAAATATCAGATTTTGGTATGGCAAAAATATTCAATGGAAATGAAAcaataagaagaacaagaagagtgGTTGGAACATA CGGATATATGTCTCCAGAATATGTCAAGAATGGAGCTTACTCAATGAAATCAGATGTCTTTAGTTTTGGAGTATTGATACTTGAAATCATTACCGGCAAAAAGAATGCTGGATTCTACATTTCTATAGAGCACTTAAACCTTCTAGAGCAT ATTTGGACTTTGTGGAAGGAAAATAAAGTTTTAGAAGCTGTGGATGGATCAATAGGGTCATTTTGTATGTCTGAAGTTTTGAAGTGTATAAATATAGGGCTCCTGTGTGTCCAAGAGCAACCAAAATATAGACCCACAATGTCATCGATAGTATCATTTTTGGGCAATGATACTACTCAATTGTTAGAACCTAGAAGACCAGGTTTTGTGATGCCGGCAGGCCCATCTGAAACCAGTTTGAGTAGCTCCAATCATTGTTTATTGCCTTCTAATCATTTATCAATCACAATTTTAGAAGGTCGATAA